AATGATCAGAATATTTCCATATGCTGCAATTCAATTTACTGcattcgaattttattctaaggtgataacatttaattaatttgttctttttacatataagagcagaaatataaaacatatttgttttattattttttttagtacTTGAAATCCTTGTTTGAAAAACGTAGACATATAGAGAAATTTTTTGCTGGATCTGCAGCTGGAGTAACAGCAGCAACGTTAACATATCCGCTTGATACAATTAGGGCACGTCTTGCTTTTCAAGTTACTGGAGAACATCTTTATACTGGTATTATTCATACAGCTGCTTCAATTTTTAAGGATGTAAGtattacatatcatatataaaaaaatatattttttttaataaaaaattaggctatatttgattaattcatTGCATTTTAGGAAGGTGGTTTTAGGGCACTGTATAGAGGATTTTTACCAACCATAGTTGGAATGATACCATATGCaggtttttcattttattcatttgagaagttaaaatatttatgtatgaagTATGTACCAAATTACTCTTGTTCTAAATGTGATAGAAACACTGGTATGTAAATAATCTaccttcaaatatttatttcaacttcagtattaatattaatagtattcaCTTGATAGTCATTgacatatttttattgcatttAGGTGGTCTTGTTTTAACACTGCCTGCAAAAGTTATTTGTGGAGGATTTGCAGGGGCAGTAGCACAGagtttttcttatcctttagATGTGACAAGAAGACGTATGCAGTTAGCTATGATGAATCCAGCTACACATAAATATaggtaaacatttttatattaatatatggaATAAGAGAATTTTATTACTGTATgttattgaatttaatatttctctaatgattaatataaataattttataagttaATGTACTTTTTTTCTACAGCTCTAGTATGCTATCAACTATGAAACTAACATATAATGAAAATGGTATTATGAAAGGGCTATACCGTGGAAtgagtataaattatattcgcgGTGTACCTATGGTCGCAGTCAGTTTTACTACATATGAAATTATGAAGCAACTGCTTAATTTAGATACgggaacaaaattataatttattttatatttgttataatactACCTGTGTAAAGACAATgacataaattattacaacCTATTCAATTAGGTTTATTAGTAAAAAGGATAATATTCTCATAAATATGATTGCACAAAATAGCTATAATggcataaaatttaattaactttaATCTTGAGAAGATTGAAAGCAGactaaataaattacaaaagtaAGTTAAAACCAGTTATAGCTGATAAAAGTCAAATAAATCATGCCATAATTGGAGTGATTATTACAAAAACAGTTATAAATTTATGCTGTGAAAACtgtgatacatacataaaattaaaagtatacgTAAGTgatagattattaaaattcagaTATATTGCATGATATTTTGAagcaatataattatagacacaagaaattaaaatatttaatatatcttatagaaatagtaaacaaaaaatgaagtaCAACTAAGCTATGCTCAATCATTTAATGtggtttatatatatcaattttaattttattaaatgtttcatatttttttacacataagtaggtgaaaaaaaaacgataaggTTTATGTCCTTATTTTATACACGAGATATTcgtggtttcttttttatatccatCCTATGCTAACATTGTGTAACCAAAAATACAttgtacattttatatatgcataaaattatattttttatataaatataacatttatttattcatttatttactcgtcaattcatttttaaaaaacaataaacaaTGCATTATACAGAATTTTTACTAATATGAGTCCTAttgaaaacgaataaaaaattatatatatttttatatgatttaatatctttaataattactGTGAAGTCATGATGGATCCTTTATtttgtgtatttattttaagtagaataaaattcattgaCTTTCATAATTCCATATCGAGTTTAGAACTAAATTGTagcaaaattttatatcgcaGTTGCCATGGAGAAATACTTATgatcgtattataaaaaaaggcTTTAAAAGGATATCATCCAGAGCTTAGGATTGTAACAACAAAAAGACCTAAAGAAAGCCATGAAAAAGTTAGAGCAGatgatttatttgataaaaattgtacgattatgattaattcatataataatgaaatactGTCTTAACACATTCTTCATAAGTTAGAGAAGAAATTATGTATTTTGTTCAGCTGATTATTACCTAGGAACATTTTCTGAATTCAGTGAAGTAGTTCTTTGGATGTTTTTACGAACAGTTTGTAGAAGCGTTTGAATTCAAATTGTTCGAAGTGTCGTTAAAACCGTCAGTGACTGCTACGCACCtgtcattaataataaaagaaattaattactttttacttGCAGATAATGTTTTTTCAGGTGagaacatattatattttatttatatgtatgtgtgtttgtttgtgaatttgtgaaataaataattaaacctTAATTCGTAAACCGGGAATTTTCATATTCGAgcaaatttgaaaaatgtgataaatgtactttatatatttgctagaataatgtatttaaagaaattattgcataaattttctattctaatCTTTATTTAGAAGGGTTTAAGATGTATGAATTTTTTCAGAGATTTTTCAAACTTTAATTCATCGAAAACCGTATCGTTAATACAATGACATTTACGCTTTATGGTAATCGTAAAAACGTTTACAAATtaaggattaaaaataaatcatacatGAAGTATAAGTGAATTCCTTGATTTCAGATTAATGTTACACCAGAAAGTAAAAAGGACACAAAGTCCTTTGATAGCGGCACTAATGACTTAcattttactttaatattaGGACCATTTCAACCTCAAACGAGGATAACAATGGAAACTTTTGTAAACACAACTGTACAGTGTTATTTGACTATAAagaatataagtaataaagcTTTAACTGtaagtatgtaaatattatataaagaagattttatacttataaaataattacattttatatcccAGATAACAGTTACAAAGAAGCCGGATGAAGATCGATATATAGATTTAGATATATCTCATGCAACGATCCAAAGTAATAGTAATGCAGTAATATCTATCAAATGGTCTCCTAAGAAAGTTGGTTGTTGGCGAGATGTCTTGCAATTCACAGATAGTCGACGAATTAAATATGATGTAGCAATTATAACTACTGCTAAAAATTCTACAACAAAATGTAATAAACAACAGCCTTTAATACCTCTATCATCAAGACAATTAACAAATAGGAATAGAAAAAcatatgaagaaaagaaaatatccaGAAATAAAAGTACATACCAAGAAAGCTTTTCAAGCTTTgataagcaaataaaaaaggatgtTTCAAGATTGCAAAATATTCAAGATGAAGAGAATATTGCAAATATGTGTACGAATTATAAACATACAAcagaatcttttaaaaaagaatgtgataatatttttccaaagaaGAATTCTgatgaatttttaaagttTATTGATTCTAGTGCTTTTAATTTAACTGTTGTAAATACAGATCAAAAACTttctaataacaaaaaagagtTCGTAAATCAGATGCAAAGCATTCCCTCCATTATTTCAGAAGATATAGAAATACGTAGAGAAACATATGTGAAGGAAACTGTACATTCCAAAAGTATTTCTATTacagatagaaaagagatatatgaAGATTCATTATCACCACAAGTTCTAAATAATTCATCAGAATTTTCAATCTTAATGAATAATCTTGCTTTGGAACCTACTAATATATTGGAAACTTCATCAAATCAGCATAGAAATTCAACAAAGGATACAttcatttgtaataattatacagaTAATTGTGTAGAAACAATGTCTGTTCAAACTGATGGAAATGGAACATATAATCTAAGTCCCACACTATCAATTAATAGTATATcaaatcaaaatttaaatagTATGTCAAATAGATCATTAGATTTATCTATTAGAACACAAAATCTTGAATTATGGCAACCAAAACAATTatctgaaaattttaatagttCGTCGCCGattaaatctttgaaaaatgaatggGCTAATACTCCTTGCACAGGAGTGCTACCTTCATCTTCACCAATTCCAAGTAcatcaaattttaatataaagcaACATTctacaaaatataaagattcAGCAACTGTAAAAGATGTCTTAGAAGCAGATTTATGGGTCAAAGCTAATAATAACCATAAAACAAAGATGGAAATACGTAGGAACATTGATTTTGGAACTACTGTTCAGAAAAGATTTATAAGTACATCAGAAAATGTAACATTAAACAAAACACAAACTTTTGATACGGAGAAATCATCAGGAATTTGTATAGAAATATCACCTCCTAAACGATATTTTCATACTAAGATATTATCACGTAAGGTATCACCAAAAAAATATGGACAACATGGGAAGGAAAAATCTATGCATAAgggaattattaaaaaaaaagtttactcAAACACTCCCactaaaagtaaataattaataatataatttacgtataattaatattaataatatataattatttacacatatatatatatacacaaatatatttagtttttatattaatttcagaAAATGTAAATCTATCAATACCAGGAGTTAGAATCAGTAAACTATCATTGGCAAAtgtgattaagaaaaaaactcTTGATATAGCACCAGATCaatctaaagaaaataattctaaactTCAAGACacagataatttatttactaaaTTTTGTAATCCTGATCCATTTGCAGCATGTGTTACAGAAGATCCATTTCTTAGTAGGTAAGATGTATCGAATTTgtgttatttaaatttttgttattcagtattaataattataacatagtacaataattattttttaaattatagtaCTATGTATTATGATGAAAAATGGGTGTACAATCAAGagattacatttaaaaaatggtTGAATGCATTATTATCTCCACCTGAGGACTTGAATACCGATGTAGAAACAAGTTGTATTGACATTGGCAAAGTATGGCAATCATGTAAACTGttagaaaattcgattttagCTGAAACTAAAGAAGCCCTTTCAGCAAGGTAAATACCTCTATATAATGTcactaatataatttttagttaaataaaacaatgtggtgattatgattatgatacTCATTAATAAATGTGATTTATCAGATATCATACTGATTTACGTTTGAATGCATTACGAAAAGCTGCAAATGCTATGTAccgcaaaaaagaaatagttcaTGTGTTATCGCGTACAACCGTTTGTATAGAAAAGGGAATATTGACTATAAGATTGGATCGTGACTTGCATAGAGATATtggtaaattattaaattatatgaaaaagtaCTATGATTGTTTTTGtttagttttctttattttctgtcaagttcattaaattaaatgcatatatttgcttttatttttctaggattacaaaaagaaatgctggaattatttttaagttatAATCCATTATGGCTAAGAATTGGATTAGAAACTATCTATGGCGAAAATATACCATTACATTCTAACAACGATTTGGTTGGTCTTACGAGATTTATTCTCACAAGATTCTTTTCTGatccttttttaaaaaaaagttatccAAATGCTTATCATAGAAAACAACAACACACGACATTCATAActcaaatgaataaatttatgttaaaaaagtttctttttttagtttacTTCTTAGATTATTCTAAGATTAATAAACTTATTCGCCACGATCCATgcttatttcataaaaaagcaaatattaaagatagCAGAGCCATCCTGTTAGCTTTTTCTCGAGAAGTCTTAAGTGGTATTGGTGATCTTACCAAGGTTTTGAGATCATATGAATATGTTGTGTCATATAAGCAAACGTATTTAGATGAATTTGATTATGCTGTAACAAGTATTCAAAGTGATTTACGAGATGGTGTCAGACTTTGCCGAGTTATGGAATTAATCAGTGGACGGTCGGATTTAACACGCCAATGCAGAATGCCGACGATTTCACGTTTACAAAAGATACACAATGTTGATATTGCTTTGAAAGCACTTTTACAATGTAGCTATGTTTTAACTGGTAACATTGATGCAAGAAGTATTGCTGATGGACATAGGGAAAAaacattatcgttattatggcaaattatatacaaatatcaaGCACCAAGATTCGAAAAAGCTGCACAATGTATACAAAACTGGTGGCGTGCTGTACTGTGGTATGTTCGTATAAGGAATTATACacgaacatataaaaataatgcagCTTGTATTATACAGCGAGCATGGAGAAGAACATTGACTAGAAGAAAACTGatctttttaaaagaagaatatataagaaaattacaaagaaaagagaaagctgTTCGATTCTTACAAAACAAATGGAGACATTCAATACGTGGTATTCGCGATCGTAGAAGATTTTTACTTATTAGGTCGGCTAcaataaaattgcaaaaatGGTGGAAACGAATACACGAATGTAGATTAGATGTTcaagattttcaaaataaacggAAAGCCTCGATCGTTATACAGAGACAGTGGCGAGcattaaaagaaatgagagtACAGAGAGTGACTTATATTAACATGAGAATTGCATGTATTGTAATTCAAACATATTGGCGAGCAACgcttttaatgaaatttgaccatatgaattatttaaaatacagaAATACTGTTGTCTTTATTCAGAATAGatggaaatttaaaaaaatgtatgataaaataaagaaagaacgatgCAAAGAATTAAAGGCTATTCATACAATAGAAATATGGTggaaaagtattttaattatgagacatgaaagaaataatttcgtgATTATGAAAGACGCTGCTAATATAATTAAGAGATGGTGGATAGCCGTTCTGCaagcaaaaaaatatcaaactgTGCACAGATCTGCTGTTATTATTCAAAAGTATTGGAGGAAAACATTAGCgagaaatgaatatttaaaaaaaaaagtagctGTTGTAAAAATAGAAGCATGGTATAAATGCATTAtggtaaaaagaatttttcatagaaatattttaaaaattaagaatgcTGCAATATGTATACAACGGTGgtggaaaaatattaatattactcaaaagcaacgaaataattatttagaacTTCGCAAAGCAACGATATCATTGCAAAAGCGATGGCGTACTTTAGTTCTTTCCCGATCAATTAGACAGCAATATCTATCTAAAAAAAGAGCATGTATAGTAATTCAGACTTGGTGGAGAATGATTAAAACTAAACAACAATATAAGTATTTGCTACATAAACGGAACATAGCAGcaattatattacaaaggAAATGGCGTTCTACATTGATGATGAAGCAAGaacaaagagaatataaaaaattgaaattatgtaCAATAAAAGTACAAAAACATTGGCGGGCCTTACAAAGTGCTAAAAGAGAATATTACAAATTCTGTGCTCTGAAATCTGCTACTATTTATGTACAACGTTTATTTAGAGCTAATAAAATTAGTTGTCATAATAGACAATCGTATGTCCGCTTGCGGCAAAGTACAATCGTTATACAATCATATTGGAGAATGAAAGTGGCATGCAAAAGATTCATTACCAAGAAACGAGCAGCTTTAACAATACAGGCCCATTGGCGAGCGTATGTTATAGGCAAAAAAGTCTATTTAAATTATGAACTATTGAAATTTGTAACAATTAAAGTACAGCGTCGTTATAGATCAATTAAAATTAGCAGAAAACTTGCTCAGGAATATGATGCTTTAAGAAAAGCTACTATATGGCTGCAAGTTAAATGGAGGGCTAAATTAATAGCAAGAGCacaaagaaatgaattaaGAATGTATCACTCTGCTGCTAAAACAATTCAAAACTGGTGGTggcaaattttatttataaaaaaatgtaaatttattgattttaaagataaaaaggaaggacAAGATCTTTTACAATTTACTGTGCGACAAATGTATAgtagtataataatttcagttataaaaattcaaagatgGTGGAGAAATATATGTGAAAAACGTTTATATTATGAAAAGCGAATTCATGCAGCTAGTATAATTCAAAAATGGTGGATTACTATTTtaagaactaaaaaaaaaacattagcAGCTACAATTATACAAGCTGCATGGAAAGGGTATCGAATAAGGCAAAAAGAATCTGTTCATATGTCAGAAGTACGGCAAAGATTAAAAACGGCCACAATAACAGCATCACCACATGCAACATTAGCACATCGTTATCAACAATCAATTgatatacttaaaaaattcaacaaGATTGGTCAACTCTCAATGTGTCTTGCTTCATTaggttaataatatatttactaaaATATGAGCTTAAATTACAATAGcattaatataaacattttgtaCAGGTCTGATAACTAGATTATCACCAAAGGAGTGCATTACTTTATGTGAGCATAACTTGGTTGACAATATTTATGAAACATATGTTAAAAGTAATAGATCATTACCTTGGGCAATAGTCTGTTTACGAGCAACAGATATACTTATTACACTTGCTAAGTTTCCACCAACAAGGAGTTATGTCTGCATggtaagaataaataattattattcttaaatatatatctaaataatacaATTGTGTTATAATAAAGTACCATTAgtcatatttcaattttatatatattactatatgtaagattattaaattaattattattaattcttattaattattatatatatttctatttactgACTTTATAATAGCCAAGACATGCATTACCAACAGTAAAACTACTACATGATAAATTGGATCACGAAGAGTTATCTTTACATGTAGCAACACTAATGTGGTTACTcataaaagaggaagaatataAGAAGGtaactctttctttatataattatagtatcattataatatatcccatcttttttatagatttttctttaaacattaatttataatattattttgttgttttaaTCCGTTCATTCAATATCTTGATTTATAGGCACTTACATGTTCACAGTCCATCTGgttattaaattctatatataaaaaaattattaaaggaaAAGACAAGTTTGCACACTACtcagaaatattaagaaagcAAACTAACTTATTTCCAAGTTGTAAACCTGATTGGTCACTTTTCCATAAACAACTTCGTATATTTACAACCATTGAGAATGCTGTAACAGCAATACTTGAACAACTGGACATAAAAGAACATTTATCTTGAAacagaattatataaataaaaatacaaagatgTGCTAGATTACCAATAAATTAAACTTTCATTTCTCATGAACTCTCGTATCTTCCTGAccatttttgataatttgtTAATGTAAAAAGCTATAAGATCTCAGTAATACTTTTTAGCaaaatataagattttaaatataaatttaatattacatgaACTTGATGAAATTACTTTACCAATCTTATATATTAATGGTCacataaatatagaaataccATTTTCTTAATTCAATGTAAAGAAATGTTTACCATCAATATGCAATCAGTTGTTTTTAAATAGACTTTTAGAAACAAAgaacaatttataaattatttatatctgtaAAAGATTATCTGcgtaaattctatatatatatatatcgaaattatattttattaatacaaaaatggaagtataaatgtaaataaatatcgatataaacaCGTATAAATGTAGTTCATTAAGGAGAAATAAGTTGTCAAATTTTTTAAGGTAACTTATTTgctgtatttatattttctgcaATATTAACAAAACAAAGTATTCAGTAAATTTGATTGATTTGTCAAAGGAATgctaacaaaattaaaagataatttcttATAGCTGCCATACCATTTACTTTAATAATCAACTCATTAATGGAAATATAGAGTATTACAACATCATCTCAACTTTATATGATACAATAATAAGtgataaatgtaaattttatttacacaactattcgaaaataaaattaactgATTGTGTATTAGCATTACTAACAATAGTAGTAGCAATAATAGCAGTAATAGTAGCAGTAATAATGACATAATGATGACAATGGTGCTCATGATAAAAGTAAtagttaattattatgatgatgaagatgataatgctattattgtaaatgatgatgacgacgactaagatgatgataatgaaaatcaCATGGTGGAAAcgacaatagtaataataataataatagtaataataataataataataatataataatataatataataatataataataacaacattaatgtaataaaaataatattacaataaggatgataatgatgatgaaaataatgataattatgataatagtGATGATAATTGCAGTGGTGATGctaaaaaataacattaatgatgataatgatgatgatcatgatgatgatgctaattgaataatatagtcttagaataataaatagcCACAGTGGCGACATTGGTGGTAATAGTAGaatagcagtagtagcaaTAGAGTTGATTGTAGTAATAACAGTAGCTGTAGCAGTAGTTGTATTTTTGACTTAATTTTCATGTACAGACTTAAGTTCTTTGATCTGTTTTATTAGGTATGCTTTCTCATCATTAAACTGTTCATCTTCCGAACGATCTGTGTGGAAGCGTGTTAGAAATTCTATCAACTTCTCCTGATTACGAAGAAGTATATCAAGAATTGGTTTAGGTTTATTTGGATTAGCAACAAATACCTGTGTAAATAGGAATATTGTTTCATAATCATTATATGgccatattaattattataaacaaaatagatGACGTACCTTAAATACATGAAATGCTTCAAATTGTATATTCcgtgatttttctttaagcATATTCATCATAAGTTTTAAATTATCAGGGTTTGAAATATATCGTGTCATAACCTGGAATAATTGTTATGGGAAAATGAATCTTTCATGAAgaatatacttaatatttcatgtgattattaaaataaatacatactgTAAAATTGTGTCTATCAAGCAAAAGCTCACCCAACAACTTCAAACTTTGTCGTCTTGTTACATAATTTTCAGAATTCAATAACCTTTGATAATGAGAGAAAACTTTATCATAATTAACTTCTAGAAACTCAGCACTTAGAATTTTGTGCCTTGTAAGTAATTCCTacagtaaataatataattagtataatataatattacttaatttatatatataaattcttttttgtttgaacATTTATTGTTCAattgtgtatgtacatatgcatatacctTAAACGTAGAAAACGCATCAGATGCTATATCAAATGTAGACACCTCTACATATCtaaagaaattgtaaaaatcatctgaatatatcataatttttgcCAATGCTTCATATCTTGCACATTCTCTTAACATAGTGCCACAGTTTAATGCAATGTCTTGATGTTCGTAACTAAAATAAGATGTAAGtataattcgatttattttttaattgaatataacTCTGGCGATTCACTTTAATAGCTAATTTACCCAGACATAAGAGTAAACAGGATTTCTGGTTTGGTGCATATATATTCCACTGTTGGAGATCTTGTTCCAATTTGTcttcttaaaatattattaaaaacttgagcaacatctttttttccctAAATAATACAcaagttatataaatttactaaAATACGCAGTATGAtgtctattaataatatacataagttCTTGCATTGAAATAAGATATACCTCAAAGTCAATACGACTTAGATTTTGCACAAGCAACAACAATAAATTACTGTTATATAATTCTTGTGCCAATTGAGCCACAACAATATCTGCCTGTGGTTCAGTTTCAGCAGTTccatataacatattttttatgtgtACAAGATTTTTGCTGACATCCTCTTGAGCCTAAAAGTGAATGTATTTCATCATAGAAACCGAAATGTATACTTGCAACATACCTTTTCTACCTTCTTGTCACCCCGCTCCAATGCATTTACTGCTTCCTTGAGAGCCTTTACCACCTCCGCCGGACTTTTTTGAGACTTTCCGAACAGAGGCATGTTTCTTATAAGATGCACACCTTGTGGATCATGtgcgaaaaataaaagtagactGTTATGTGGTTTTGGTATTACTAATCATGTATAAAATGTAAGAAGGACTTTGACATAGTAACTGAAACCTTTTTCATGAATGTGGTAGGTAGCAATCAGGATGCAGTTTCCAGATTTCAGGTATCCTGTAAAGAGAATAATCTGAttat
The sequence above is a segment of the Vespula vulgaris chromosome 12, iyVesVulg1.1, whole genome shotgun sequence genome. Coding sequences within it:
- the LOC127068092 gene encoding solute carrier family 25 member 16-like, whose translation is MEFRIEKKKDFEFFIKSLLAGGVAGICSKTTVAPLDRIKILLQAHNNHYKHLGVFSGLKEIIKRETIFALYKGNWAQMIRIFPYAAIQFTAFEFYSKYLKSLFEKRRHIEKFFAGSAAGVTAATLTYPLDTIRARLAFQVTGEHLYTGIIHTAASIFKDEGGFRALYRGFLPTIVGMIPYAGFSFYSFEKLKYLCMKYVPNYSCSKCDRNTGGLVLTLPAKVICGGFAGAVAQSFSYPLDVTRRRMQLAMMNPATHKYSSSMLSTMKLTYNENGIMKGLYRGMSINYIRGVPMVAVSFTTYEIMKQLLNLDTGTKL